One part of the Marinobacter sp. MDS2 genome encodes these proteins:
- the dnaX gene encoding DNA polymerase III subunit gamma/tau, translating to MSYQVLARKWRPRTFEDMVGQEHVLQALVHALEHQRLHHAYLFTGTRGVGKTTIGRLLARCLNCETGITANPCGECGSCKEILDGRFVDLIEIDAASRTGVDDMRELTDNVQYSPTRGRYKVYLIDEVHMLTNQSFNAFLKTLEEPPEHVKFLLATTDPQKLPVTVLSRCLQFNLKRMTPEHIVGHLQKVLAEEQIPFEDPALWLLARAADGSMRDALSLTDQAIAFGNQKLAASDVSTMLGTIDQQDIERIVDALVERDGPGLLAEINRISDFAPDYDVILADLLSLFHRVTMEQVVPGSADNAMGDAAQAQALARKLSAEDAQLFYQTALMGRKDLAITPDARMGFEMTLLRMLAFRPGADRKAPPAVSSSGNESAGRAEPEPEPARAQAEPVQSEQSETQPVPAEKPETAPLPEPITEQAPPPVIDDAPPWDPDPNEPALVSAPQDPIPVAVGEAPVAAAGESKPMPEVAQLEPVQPPEPEPANVSTEVELAAPVSEDGFVWERDYRSLEITGMPGNLASYSAMKREGETVVLTLEEGHARLLNERHEEKILAALRSRFGDATQLKVKEGEPGLHTPAAFEERQRVARLKAAVESIRKDPLVQNIVERFEGRVVEESIRPIETGRR from the coding sequence ATGAGCTACCAGGTTTTAGCCCGAAAATGGCGCCCCCGTACCTTCGAGGATATGGTGGGGCAAGAGCATGTGCTTCAGGCACTTGTACACGCGTTGGAGCACCAGCGGCTCCATCATGCCTATCTGTTTACCGGCACCCGAGGTGTTGGTAAAACCACCATTGGCCGTTTGCTGGCTCGTTGCCTGAATTGCGAGACGGGCATTACGGCCAACCCGTGCGGCGAGTGTGGCAGTTGTAAAGAGATCCTGGATGGGCGGTTTGTTGATCTGATCGAGATCGACGCAGCGTCCCGTACCGGGGTGGACGACATGCGCGAACTGACAGATAACGTTCAGTATTCACCAACGCGCGGGCGTTACAAGGTGTATCTCATCGACGAGGTGCACATGCTCACGAACCAGTCGTTCAACGCCTTCCTGAAAACATTGGAAGAGCCCCCAGAGCACGTGAAGTTCCTGTTGGCGACGACCGATCCCCAGAAGCTGCCCGTCACCGTGCTGTCTCGTTGCTTGCAGTTCAATCTTAAGCGCATGACACCCGAGCACATTGTGGGGCATTTGCAGAAGGTGTTGGCGGAAGAGCAAATTCCCTTCGAAGATCCGGCATTGTGGTTATTGGCGCGTGCCGCGGATGGCAGTATGCGAGACGCGTTGAGCCTGACCGATCAGGCCATTGCGTTTGGTAACCAGAAGCTGGCCGCCAGCGATGTCAGCACGATGCTGGGTACCATTGATCAGCAGGATATTGAACGGATTGTTGATGCGTTGGTTGAGCGGGATGGCCCCGGGTTGCTGGCGGAGATCAACCGGATCTCGGACTTTGCCCCGGATTACGATGTTATTCTGGCGGACCTGTTGTCCTTGTTCCACCGGGTCACCATGGAACAGGTAGTGCCGGGCAGTGCCGATAACGCGATGGGTGATGCGGCTCAGGCCCAGGCGTTGGCGCGCAAACTCAGTGCCGAAGATGCCCAGCTGTTTTACCAGACAGCGTTGATGGGGCGGAAAGATCTTGCCATTACGCCGGATGCCCGGATGGGGTTTGAAATGACCCTCTTGCGCATGCTGGCCTTCCGCCCGGGTGCAGATCGTAAAGCACCGCCGGCAGTGTCGTCGAGCGGTAACGAAAGTGCAGGGCGAGCCGAGCCCGAACCGGAGCCTGCCCGAGCACAAGCCGAACCCGTGCAATCCGAGCAATCCGAAACACAGCCGGTTCCGGCGGAGAAGCCGGAGACGGCTCCTCTTCCTGAGCCGATTACCGAACAGGCGCCGCCTCCGGTGATCGATGATGCGCCGCCGTGGGATCCTGATCCGAATGAGCCGGCGCTCGTATCAGCACCTCAGGACCCGATACCTGTTGCGGTTGGCGAAGCGCCCGTTGCAGCGGCCGGCGAGTCAAAGCCCATGCCCGAAGTGGCCCAGCTTGAACCTGTGCAGCCGCCTGAGCCAGAGCCGGCCAATGTGTCAACGGAAGTTGAATTGGCCGCGCCGGTCAGTGAAGACGGCTTTGTTTGGGAACGTGACTATCGGTCATTGGAAATCACCGGTATGCCCGGGAATCTCGCTAGCTACAGTGCCATGAAGCGGGAGGGTGAGACGGTTGTATTAACGCTGGAAGAAGGGCACGCCCGGCTTTTGAACGAGCGGCACGAAGAAAAAATTCTTGCGGCCTTGAGATCGCGCTTTGGCGACGCCACACAGTTAAAGGTGAAAGAGGGTGAGCCGGGGCTTCATACCCCTGCTGCCTTTGAAGAACGCCAGCGGGTGGCGCGTTTGAAAGCGGCCGTGGAGTCGATTCGTAAAGACCCACTGGTACAGAACATTGTTGAACGGTTTGAAGGGCGGGTTGTCGAAGAGAGTATCCGCCCCATAGAGACAGGTAGGAGATAA
- a CDS encoding MoxR family ATPase — translation MKFTGTEKYVATDDLQMAVNAAISLQRPLLIKGEPGTGKTLLAEEMAASLGMKLIPWHIKSTTKAQQGLYEYDAVSRLRDSQLGDEKVKDIRNYIVKGKLWEAFESDEQVILLIDEIDKADIEFPNDLLLELDRMEFFVYETQEFVKAKKRPIIVITSNNEKELPDAFLRRCFFHYISFPDHDTMKDIVDVHFPGLQQQVVRDALEVFFDVRKVPGLKKKPSTSELIDWLKLLMADELSAKALLEKDNSSALPPLYGALVKNEQDVHLLQRLAFMARRRN, via the coding sequence ATGAAGTTTACCGGTACCGAAAAATACGTAGCCACCGATGACCTGCAAATGGCCGTTAACGCAGCCATTTCGCTCCAGCGCCCGTTGCTGATCAAAGGCGAGCCCGGCACCGGCAAAACCTTGTTGGCGGAAGAAATGGCGGCCTCTCTGGGAATGAAGCTCATTCCCTGGCACATCAAATCGACCACCAAAGCCCAGCAGGGTCTGTACGAGTACGATGCAGTATCTCGTCTGCGTGATTCCCAGCTCGGCGACGAGAAGGTAAAAGACATTCGCAACTACATCGTTAAAGGTAAGTTGTGGGAAGCCTTCGAGTCTGACGAGCAAGTGATTCTGCTGATCGATGAAATCGACAAGGCCGACATTGAGTTCCCGAACGACCTGTTGCTAGAACTCGACCGCATGGAGTTCTTTGTATACGAAACCCAGGAATTCGTTAAGGCCAAGAAGCGCCCGATCATCGTAATCACCAGTAACAACGAAAAAGAGCTGCCTGATGCGTTCTTGCGCCGTTGTTTCTTCCACTACATCAGTTTCCCGGATCATGACACCATGAAGGACATCGTGGATGTGCATTTTCCTGGGCTGCAGCAGCAAGTCGTGCGCGATGCGTTGGAAGTCTTTTTCGACGTTCGGAAAGTGCCGGGTCTGAAGAAAAAGCCGTCCACGTCTGAACTGATCGACTGGCTGAAGCTGCTGATGGCCGATGAGCTGTCCGCCAAAGCACTGCTGGAAAAAGACAACAGTTCTGCGTTGCCACCGCTATACGGTGCGCTGGTGAAGAACGAGCAAGACGTACACCTGCTGCAGAGGCTGGCGTTTATGGCGCGTCGCCGCAACTGA
- a CDS encoding YcgL domain-containing protein, whose translation MTSREFVSVYRSTKKTDTYIYVRRGQDWQELPEALRSIFGQPAHAMDLLLTPEKQLARTTGKEVLEALHEKGFFLQMPEEQDTYIVDFKRKVEQHKK comes from the coding sequence ATGACCAGCCGTGAATTTGTATCGGTGTATCGCAGCACCAAAAAAACGGACACTTACATTTACGTCCGCAGAGGTCAGGATTGGCAGGAGCTTCCGGAAGCGCTCCGTTCGATTTTCGGCCAACCCGCTCATGCTATGGATTTGCTTCTGACACCGGAAAAACAGTTGGCCAGAACAACGGGCAAAGAGGTGCTGGAGGCTTTGCACGAGAAGGGGTTTTTCCTGCAGATGCCGGAAGAGCAGGATACCTACATTGTCGATTTCAAGCGCAAGGTAGAGCAGCATAAAAAATGA
- a CDS encoding 2OG-Fe(II) oxygenase — translation MDSEVTKGVVVPLLEPRLERGGEVMDRLAGDEPKCVGDASSAHNLVEDAWLDELADGLAGAGWLECDLTPRLPAGLLRDLKREVEILDKTEAMTRAGIGRGADLLKDRSVRRDKIVWMDGASAPQAALFRFFDQVREGLNCRLFLGLKRYEAHYSTYQAGDFYKRHVDSFLGRASRMISLVLYLNDDWGIEDGGELRVFDAVDQEKAIGLLRPETGRGAFFLSETVPHEVLPTRRTRYSIACWFRQDEVPLPL, via the coding sequence ATGGATTCAGAAGTGACAAAGGGGGTCGTGGTGCCGCTGCTTGAACCTCGCCTTGAACGGGGTGGTGAGGTGATGGATCGCTTGGCCGGAGATGAGCCAAAATGCGTTGGAGACGCTTCGTCCGCGCATAATCTGGTGGAGGATGCCTGGCTCGACGAGTTAGCCGATGGTCTGGCAGGTGCAGGGTGGCTTGAGTGCGACCTGACTCCTCGGTTGCCTGCAGGTTTGCTGCGGGATTTAAAACGCGAGGTTGAGATACTCGATAAAACGGAAGCCATGACCCGCGCCGGTATAGGCCGTGGCGCTGATTTACTGAAAGATCGTAGTGTGCGGCGCGATAAAATTGTCTGGATGGATGGTGCCAGTGCGCCACAGGCGGCGCTGTTTCGCTTTTTCGATCAAGTGCGTGAAGGATTGAATTGCCGTTTGTTTTTAGGTTTGAAACGGTATGAGGCGCATTACTCCACCTATCAGGCCGGCGATTTCTACAAGCGTCACGTAGACAGCTTTCTGGGCAGGGCCTCGCGGATGATCAGCCTGGTGCTTTATCTGAATGATGACTGGGGAATTGAAGACGGCGGGGAGTTGCGTGTATTCGATGCGGTTGATCAGGAAAAGGCGATAGGCTTGTTAAGGCCTGAAACCGGGCGCGGAGCGTTCTTCCTGAGTGAAACTGTGCCCCACGAAGTATTACCGACAAGGCGCACTCGTTACAGCATTGCTTGCTGGTTTCGACAAGACGAAGTGCCTTTGCCGCTTTAG
- a CDS encoding YbaB/EbfC family nucleoid-associated protein yields the protein MMNNMGDLMKKAQQMQEQMQKAQEEAAKAEVTGESGAGMVKVTMNGRHDVRKVDIDPSLLSEDKEILEDLLAAAVNDAVRRVEANQKDKMSGLMSGMGMPPGFKMPF from the coding sequence ATGATGAACAATATGGGCGATCTGATGAAAAAAGCCCAGCAGATGCAAGAGCAGATGCAGAAGGCCCAGGAAGAAGCCGCAAAAGCAGAAGTAACGGGCGAGTCTGGTGCCGGTATGGTCAAAGTGACCATGAATGGACGTCACGATGTGCGTAAAGTTGATATCGACCCTTCGTTGTTGTCTGAAGACAAGGAAATTCTGGAAGATCTCTTGGCAGCGGCGGTCAACGACGCAGTGCGCCGGGTTGAAGCAAACCAGAAAGATAAAATGTCCGGTCTGATGTCGGGTATGGGTATGCCACCTGGGTTCAAGATGCCGTTCTAA
- a CDS encoding VWA domain-containing protein — protein MKSNRIGWLFSAVLVVLMPWQVSVAETVSGSKPIDVRVVVDISGSMKETDPDNLRRPAVRLLAGLLPDGAGAGVWTFGQYVNMLVPHDSVDNSWRQAAIERSEQINSVALHTNLGLAIEKASNDWLSGGTLEHTHLILLSDGKVDIPAGEAASRAEETRILESMLPALKANGLTVHTVGLSEFADVSFLRTLADETGGTFRLARSAEALNLAFADALNAVAPQAQLPLEGNHFTVDEGVEELTALIFTGGPSSEQSKLRLAVPGGELFTVSEAPGNVRWLAEPGYDLITVTDPQPGEWKIDGELGQGSRVTVVSNLRMVVGPIPSQFSTENPLEIEVAFYEGSQPLNDPNFLDVMDVTLSLSSGNRKKGSKVLSSGPPPEDGVYRETLKQLSKAGVYRVEVLADGGTFARKFSAETSFVVPGEEPPVAVVSEPLVPDLSQPLEEMSLDDPEPASAQEPESDIEPGSLNEAVVVSDPLPEPVEQKSPETEDQPIHEPEKGTLWGIPVWMLGAIAALFVIIVGVVLFVLGRKREQKEPEETLPVLEETVPEPEPEPEPEPEPVPEEVPELVPEPELDTEEDIPEVTETIESEPKAFDDESDEFGLEDFDLSEFDDLPEDKAKKD, from the coding sequence GTGAAAAGTAATCGTATAGGCTGGCTGTTTTCCGCAGTTCTTGTTGTTTTGATGCCATGGCAGGTGTCCGTAGCTGAAACAGTTTCCGGTTCAAAGCCTATAGATGTCCGTGTCGTGGTCGATATTTCCGGCTCAATGAAAGAGACCGATCCGGATAATCTTCGTCGTCCTGCCGTCAGGCTGTTGGCGGGCCTGCTTCCCGATGGCGCGGGGGCCGGGGTTTGGACCTTCGGTCAGTATGTGAACATGCTCGTACCCCACGATTCCGTAGATAATTCATGGCGTCAAGCGGCAATTGAGCGTTCGGAGCAGATCAATTCCGTTGCATTGCACACCAATCTGGGGTTGGCCATAGAAAAAGCCAGTAATGACTGGTTGTCTGGCGGCACGCTTGAGCACACCCATTTGATTTTGCTGAGTGACGGCAAAGTCGATATTCCGGCTGGCGAAGCGGCCAGCCGTGCCGAGGAAACCCGAATTCTGGAATCCATGCTGCCGGCGTTGAAGGCGAATGGTTTAACCGTGCATACGGTGGGCTTATCAGAGTTCGCCGACGTCTCGTTTCTTCGCACCCTGGCCGATGAAACAGGGGGTACCTTCAGACTGGCCCGTTCGGCGGAAGCCTTGAATCTGGCGTTTGCCGATGCCTTGAACGCAGTGGCCCCACAGGCACAGCTCCCCCTCGAAGGAAACCACTTTACCGTTGATGAGGGCGTAGAAGAATTGACCGCCCTGATCTTTACCGGCGGGCCCTCGTCGGAGCAGAGCAAGCTCCGCCTGGCTGTGCCGGGTGGTGAGCTGTTTACCGTTTCAGAAGCACCCGGTAACGTTCGCTGGTTGGCAGAACCGGGCTACGATCTGATTACAGTTACCGACCCACAACCGGGAGAGTGGAAGATTGATGGTGAGCTGGGGCAGGGTAGCCGTGTCACTGTGGTAAGCAATCTGAGAATGGTCGTTGGCCCGATTCCGTCACAATTCAGCACGGAAAACCCACTCGAGATTGAGGTCGCCTTTTATGAGGGCAGCCAGCCGCTGAATGACCCGAACTTTCTGGACGTTATGGATGTGACCCTTTCGCTCAGTTCGGGGAACCGGAAAAAGGGCTCGAAAGTACTCTCCTCGGGACCTCCACCGGAGGATGGGGTATATCGTGAAACGCTGAAACAGCTGTCTAAGGCCGGTGTTTATCGGGTGGAAGTGCTGGCCGATGGTGGAACCTTTGCGCGTAAGTTCAGTGCCGAAACCAGTTTTGTTGTTCCTGGCGAAGAGCCGCCCGTTGCGGTGGTGTCGGAGCCACTGGTTCCGGATTTGAGCCAACCCTTGGAGGAAATGTCGCTTGACGATCCCGAGCCTGCGTCAGCGCAGGAACCGGAATCGGATATAGAGCCCGGTTCGCTTAATGAGGCAGTGGTTGTCAGCGATCCTTTACCGGAGCCAGTGGAGCAAAAATCTCCGGAAACCGAAGATCAACCGATCCACGAACCCGAGAAAGGCACCTTGTGGGGGATCCCGGTTTGGATGCTGGGTGCAATTGCGGCCCTGTTCGTTATCATTGTCGGGGTTGTATTGTTCGTTTTGGGTCGCAAGCGCGAGCAGAAAGAGCCCGAAGAAACGCTGCCGGTTCTTGAAGAAACTGTTCCAGAGCCAGAGCCAGAGCCAGAGCCAGAGCCAGAGCCAGTGCCAGAAGAGGTGCCGGAATTGGTGCCCGAGCCGGAGCTTGATACGGAAGAAGACATTCCCGAAGTGACCGAAACCATCGAGTCAGAGCCGAAGGCATTCGATGACGAGTCGGATGAATTTGGTTTAGAAGATTTCGATCTGTCAGAATTCGACGATCTGCCTGAAGACAAAGCCAAAAAAGATTAA
- a CDS encoding lipase secretion chaperone, giving the protein MSKRYIAVCFGVLLFTVSCAGLFFWLADGELGKAVRTVSVNQNAFIANHPESAASVQNSPDQAQELPALPRDERVADIQIDGAVRVDMNGNLVLDRQLRRFLDFFIGLAPGREYEPAMKLRMRAVMAANGVPGAVQAEVLDILDQYLAYRDASGQMELQAATDSADIFAAFDTVYRMRRTYLGPDVAEGFYGAEERRLRLALDRQSVMSDDSLSEAEKRRALAQIDQNLPEHVRKSKETSKAVVETVQRVQGMRQSGASEAEVRALRLQQYGAEATARLEEVDRERQQWQRRLSDYQRRKQAVMQSEGLAPGDRSDALRTLRESMFKGHELRRVRALDKMAETAG; this is encoded by the coding sequence ATGAGTAAGCGTTACATCGCTGTTTGTTTTGGTGTATTGCTGTTCACCGTTTCGTGTGCCGGATTGTTTTTTTGGCTTGCCGATGGGGAGTTAGGAAAAGCGGTGCGTACGGTTTCTGTTAATCAGAACGCGTTCATTGCTAATCATCCCGAAAGCGCCGCATCGGTTCAAAATTCTCCCGACCAAGCACAAGAGCTTCCCGCCTTACCAAGAGATGAGCGTGTCGCTGACATTCAGATCGATGGTGCGGTTCGTGTCGATATGAACGGCAATCTGGTGCTTGATCGGCAACTCCGTCGTTTTCTGGATTTTTTTATTGGCTTGGCGCCGGGGCGCGAGTATGAGCCCGCCATGAAGCTTCGTATGCGCGCCGTGATGGCCGCAAACGGAGTGCCGGGCGCGGTGCAGGCAGAGGTGCTCGATATTCTCGACCAATATCTTGCCTATCGTGACGCTTCCGGGCAGATGGAGCTTCAGGCAGCCACTGATTCTGCGGATATTTTTGCCGCGTTTGATACGGTGTATCGCATGCGCAGAACGTATTTGGGGCCCGATGTGGCGGAAGGCTTTTACGGCGCCGAAGAGCGCCGCTTGCGCTTGGCGCTGGACCGCCAAAGTGTGATGTCAGATGACAGTTTAAGTGAGGCCGAAAAGCGCCGCGCACTGGCTCAGATCGACCAAAATCTCCCTGAGCACGTTCGAAAGTCGAAAGAAACCTCGAAAGCCGTGGTGGAAACGGTTCAGCGGGTGCAGGGAATGCGCCAATCGGGTGCGAGTGAAGCCGAGGTGCGAGCCTTGCGGTTACAGCAGTACGGGGCTGAAGCAACGGCCAGGCTGGAAGAGGTGGATAGAGAGCGCCAGCAATGGCAAAGGCGGCTTTCGGACTACCAGCGGCGTAAGCAGGCAGTGATGCAGAGTGAAGGCTTAGCACCAGGGGACCGAAGTGACGCACTTCGGACATTAAGAGAATCGATGTTTAAAGGGCATGAGTTGCGCCGTGTTCGTGCTCTGGACAAGATGGCCGAAACCGCTGGCTAG
- the recR gene encoding recombination mediator RecR, whose translation MAFSPMVDELVESLRCLPGVGQKTAQRMAFHLLERGRSGGVRLAGALNQAMDNVRRCDSCQNFSDTEICQLCAKPERRTGTLCVVESPSDLLAIEQAGDYRGSYFVLMGHLSPIDGVGPEEIGIERLLRRIREEGVTELILATNPTVEGEATAHYIADRLDGQDILITRLAHGIPVGGELGYVDGFTLTHAFRGRKPLSE comes from the coding sequence ATGGCATTCAGCCCGATGGTTGATGAATTGGTCGAGTCCCTTCGGTGTTTACCCGGAGTGGGCCAGAAGACCGCGCAGCGTATGGCTTTTCATTTGCTCGAGCGTGGCCGTTCAGGTGGCGTCCGTTTAGCCGGTGCTTTGAATCAGGCAATGGATAACGTTCGTCGTTGCGATAGTTGCCAAAATTTTTCGGATACCGAGATCTGCCAGCTTTGCGCCAAACCCGAGCGCCGTACAGGAACGCTGTGCGTGGTCGAAAGCCCATCCGACTTGCTGGCGATCGAACAGGCGGGTGACTATCGCGGCAGCTATTTTGTGCTCATGGGCCATCTATCGCCCATTGATGGCGTTGGCCCCGAGGAAATCGGTATCGAGCGCCTGTTGCGGCGGATTCGCGAAGAGGGTGTGACGGAGCTGATTTTGGCGACCAATCCAACCGTCGAAGGCGAAGCAACCGCTCATTACATTGCTGATCGGCTGGATGGCCAGGACATATTGATCACCCGTCTCGCGCACGGCATTCCGGTGGGCGGAGAATTGGGTTATGTCGATGGCTTTACCCTCACGCACGCCTTCCGGGGCCGTAAACCCCTTTCTGAATAA
- a CDS encoding triacylglycerol lipase: MKRSNRKLAVLAGALAIGLSSQSASAGWFDWLFGKSADTYTQTEHPIVLVHGLSGFNKLLGFVEYFNGIPEALTESGAEVFVPQVSAANSSEVRGEQLLAQIEEYMAVTGAEKVHLIGHSHGGPTIRYVAGVRPDLVASVSSVGGVNWGTPVADLANNGALDGLGNFFFGLIDTFSGGGGLPQDTGAAIASLSTDGSLAFNAQFPAGLPSTYCGNDGAEVVDGVRYYSWGGNKVWTNVLDASDALLLTLKPAFDEPTDGLVPACSMKVGRVLGVDYAHNHLDQVNQLFGLVGRNAADPVQLYRQQANRLKNLGL, from the coding sequence ATGAAACGTTCAAATCGAAAGCTGGCCGTTCTGGCCGGTGCCCTCGCTATTGGTTTGTCTTCTCAATCTGCTTCTGCAGGATGGTTTGATTGGTTGTTCGGCAAAAGTGCTGATACCTACACCCAAACAGAGCATCCGATCGTCTTGGTACACGGGTTGTCTGGCTTCAATAAGTTGCTTGGTTTTGTTGAATACTTTAACGGTATTCCAGAAGCGCTGACGGAAAGTGGCGCTGAAGTCTTTGTGCCTCAGGTGTCTGCCGCGAATTCGTCGGAAGTGCGCGGCGAGCAGTTGCTGGCGCAGATTGAAGAGTATATGGCGGTGACGGGGGCAGAGAAGGTGCATCTGATTGGCCACAGTCACGGTGGTCCGACAATCCGCTACGTTGCCGGTGTTCGGCCAGACCTTGTCGCCTCTGTGTCCAGTGTTGGCGGTGTTAATTGGGGCACACCGGTGGCAGATTTGGCCAATAATGGCGCGCTGGACGGCCTCGGAAACTTTTTCTTCGGGTTGATCGATACCTTCTCAGGTGGTGGTGGGCTGCCGCAGGATACCGGGGCGGCGATTGCATCCCTCAGTACCGATGGCTCGCTCGCTTTTAACGCCCAATTCCCGGCCGGCCTGCCGTCAACCTACTGCGGTAACGACGGTGCAGAAGTTGTTGATGGGGTGCGCTACTACTCTTGGGGTGGCAACAAAGTCTGGACCAACGTTTTGGATGCCAGCGACGCACTGCTTTTGACGCTGAAGCCGGCGTTTGACGAGCCAACCGATGGCCTGGTGCCTGCCTGCAGCATGAAAGTGGGCAGGGTGCTCGGGGTTGATTACGCCCATAACCATCTTGATCAAGTGAACCAGTTGTTCGGGTTGGTTGGGCGCAATGCCGCAGATCCGGTGCAGTTGTATCGACAGCAGGCCAATCGCCTCAAGAATTTGGGGCTCTGA
- a CDS encoding HRDC domain-containing protein: MSQSHTAIPVPPAPETIRWLETPEQLDQWLTSLPAGCPVALDTEFERVSTFHPIPGLVQLGGAGDFWLVEPHVAEASAVFRQMLADSERPKLLYAMSEDLELFRHWLQVAPAGLQDLQIGAALAGAGFSVGYARLVESLFGETLDKSVTRSDWLSRPLSSEQERYAVDDIRYLEPLANWVTSKLRERNLEHALAEESRRFADEAAAPEDVDRHYLKLRGGWTLTLAQQSVLQRLAAWREQECHKVDRPRNRVLSDALLIAIAERCPQSLGELNDIQGLPGGIVKRYGEHLLALVRAGKDADLSGFASIQRPLTRDQQALYKQVKKCFKKVAEEHDIPIEILAPRKRTEKVIQDQTLHGQDFFEGWRATLLGPVVSEIEELVKQ, encoded by the coding sequence ATGAGTCAAAGCCATACGGCCATACCGGTTCCGCCAGCGCCGGAAACCATTCGCTGGCTGGAAACCCCGGAGCAGCTTGACCAGTGGCTGACCAGTCTTCCCGCCGGCTGCCCGGTCGCGCTCGATACCGAATTTGAGCGGGTTTCAACGTTCCACCCGATACCGGGCTTGGTTCAGCTCGGTGGGGCAGGTGATTTCTGGCTGGTTGAACCGCATGTAGCTGAGGCGTCAGCGGTTTTCCGCCAGATGCTGGCTGATAGCGAGCGCCCGAAATTGCTTTATGCGATGAGTGAAGATCTCGAGCTGTTCCGGCACTGGCTCCAAGTTGCACCCGCAGGCCTTCAGGATCTGCAAATTGGCGCTGCGTTAGCCGGGGCGGGCTTCTCTGTCGGCTATGCCCGGTTGGTCGAGTCTTTGTTCGGTGAAACGCTGGATAAGTCAGTCACTCGATCGGACTGGCTGTCACGGCCTTTGTCGTCAGAGCAAGAGCGCTACGCCGTAGACGATATTCGATATCTGGAACCTCTCGCCAATTGGGTGACTTCCAAGCTGCGGGAACGCAACCTCGAACATGCCTTGGCCGAAGAGTCGCGCCGGTTTGCAGACGAAGCCGCTGCGCCGGAGGACGTTGACCGGCATTATCTGAAACTTCGCGGGGGTTGGACGTTAACACTCGCCCAACAGTCCGTGCTTCAACGTTTGGCCGCGTGGCGTGAACAAGAGTGCCACAAGGTAGATCGCCCGAGGAATCGGGTTTTGAGTGATGCTTTGTTGATTGCGATCGCCGAGCGGTGCCCCCAATCGCTGGGTGAGCTGAACGATATCCAGGGGCTGCCCGGCGGAATCGTCAAGCGTTACGGCGAGCACCTGCTGGCGCTTGTGCGTGCAGGCAAAGACGCCGACCTCTCGGGCTTCGCGAGCATTCAACGGCCGCTCACACGAGATCAGCAAGCACTTTATAAGCAAGTAAAAAAGTGCTTCAAGAAAGTTGCAGAAGAGCATGATATTCCAATAGAAATTCTTGCTCCCCGAAAGAGAACTGAAAAAGTAATTCAAGACCAGACCTTGCACGGCCAAGATTTTTTTGAGGGCTGGAGAGCGACACTGTTAGGCCCTGTCGTCAGCGAAATTGAGGAGCTTGTGAAACAATGA
- a CDS encoding YcgN family cysteine cluster protein — translation MSAQIPFWQRKRLDEMTPAEWESLCDGCGQCCLQKLEDEDTGDVYHTDLVCRCMNIENGQCTVYSQRSDVVPECTVLTPDTIADYAWLPHTCAYRTLAEGRPLADWHPLRSGDPDSVRKAGLSIQGRVTSEGDVPEEEWEEHIIHWVI, via the coding sequence ATGAGCGCGCAGATTCCGTTCTGGCAGCGAAAGCGCCTGGATGAAATGACTCCGGCTGAGTGGGAATCTTTGTGCGATGGCTGTGGCCAGTGCTGCCTCCAGAAGCTTGAAGATGAAGACACCGGGGATGTGTATCACACGGATCTGGTGTGTCGGTGTATGAACATCGAAAACGGCCAGTGCACGGTCTATTCTCAAAGGTCGGATGTGGTTCCCGAGTGCACCGTGCTGACGCCGGATACCATCGCTGATTATGCCTGGCTGCCTCATACCTGCGCTTATCGGACCCTCGCCGAAGGGCGGCCCCTTGCGGATTGGCACCCGCTACGGTCAGGCGATCCCGATTCGGTGCGCAAAGCAGGATTATCCATTCAGGGTAGAGTAACCTCGGAAGGCGATGTGCCCGAAGAGGAATGGGAAGAACATATTATTCACTGGGTTATCTAA